One genomic segment of Mastomys coucha isolate ucsf_1 unplaced genomic scaffold, UCSF_Mcou_1 pScaffold22, whole genome shotgun sequence includes these proteins:
- the Mrps24 gene encoding 28S ribosomal protein S24, mitochondrial, with product MASYVFVRGLGLRVLACGRELPCAWRALHTSAVCAKNRAARVRVAKGKKAVSYEEAHAPHYIAHRKGWLSLHTGNLDGEDHAAERTLEDVFLRKFMMGTFPGCLADQIVLKRRANQVDICALVLRQLPAHKFYFLVGYSETLLSHFYKCPVRLHLQTVPSKVVYKYI from the exons ATGGCGTCCTACGTGTTCGTCCGCGGGCTCGGGTTGCGG GTGCTAGCGTGCGGCCGGGAGCTGCCTTGCGCCTGGCGCGCCCTGCACACCTCCGCGGTCTGCGCCAAG AACCGGGCGGCGAGAGTCCGCGTGGCCAAGGGGAAAAAGGCGGTGAGCTACGAGGAGGCGCACGCCCCCCACTACATTGCACACCGCAAGGGCTGGCTGTCGCTGCACACAG GTAACCTGGATGGAGAAGATCATGCTGCAGAGCGAACCCTGGAGGATGTTTTCCTTCGAAAGTTTATGATGGGCACCTTTCCAGGATGCCTGGCTGACCAGATTGTTCTGAAGCGCCGGGCCAACCAAGTGGACATCTGTGCCCTGGTCCTCAGGCAGCTGCCAGCGCACAAGTTCTACTTTCTCGTGggctacagtgagactctgttgtcACACTTTTACAAGTGTCCCGTGCGGCTCCACCTTCAAACTGTGCCCTCCAAGGTCGTGTATAAGTACATATAA